One window from the genome of Dyadobacter sp. CECT 9275 encodes:
- a CDS encoding DUF6807 domain-containing protein, which yields MAVTTLVQAQKVDLIKNEKEKKVEVNIDGKPFTSYYYPGEDVLKKAVLYPVMTAKGTVVTRGWPLNPRPGERVDHPHHVGIWLNYEDVNGNDYWNNSNSVDHAKRAYGTIVHTGIKSIKSGKNKGELTVTADWIDKDGKLTLKETTVYTFSGKGDTRMVDRSTTLTAVNGDVAMPDIKDGMFAIRVARELELPSNKPEIFTDASGIATKVPQLNNEGITGNYRNSNGIEGEATWAKRAVWCNLTGKIKNEDISIAIIDHPKNVGYPSYWHSRGYGLFAVNPLGQKAFSGGKEVLNFKLKNGESTTFRYRVVVASEHLKDEALNTLAADFAKTK from the coding sequence ATGGCCGTGACAACTTTGGTTCAGGCCCAGAAGGTGGATTTGATCAAAAACGAAAAAGAAAAGAAAGTTGAGGTCAATATTGACGGGAAACCGTTCACTTCCTACTACTATCCGGGAGAGGATGTATTGAAAAAAGCAGTTCTGTATCCGGTGATGACCGCCAAAGGTACTGTTGTGACAAGAGGGTGGCCATTAAACCCCCGTCCGGGAGAAAGGGTAGACCACCCTCATCACGTGGGGATATGGCTTAACTATGAGGATGTTAACGGTAATGACTACTGGAATAACTCCAATTCGGTTGATCATGCCAAGCGGGCTTATGGTACGATCGTACACACAGGAATTAAATCGATAAAAAGCGGTAAAAATAAAGGTGAACTGACCGTTACCGCCGACTGGATTGATAAGGACGGTAAGCTGACACTCAAGGAAACAACGGTTTATACCTTCAGTGGCAAGGGAGATACCCGCATGGTGGACCGCTCTACTACACTGACGGCAGTTAATGGCGATGTGGCCATGCCGGATATTAAAGATGGTATGTTTGCCATTCGGGTAGCCAGGGAATTGGAACTGCCTTCCAACAAGCCGGAAATCTTCACAGATGCCAGCGGTATTGCTACCAAGGTTCCCCAACTGAACAATGAAGGCATTACAGGGAATTACAGGAATAGCAATGGAATAGAAGGAGAGGCCACCTGGGCCAAAAGAGCCGTGTGGTGTAACCTGACGGGTAAGATCAAAAATGAGGATATCAGCATTGCCATTATTGACCACCCTAAAAATGTAGGGTATCCATCCTACTGGCATTCAAGAGGATATGGTTTGTTTGCGGTTAATCCACTGGGGCAGAAAGCATTCAGCGGTGGGAAAGAAGTATTGAATTTCAAACTGAAAAATGGGGAATCCACCACTTTCCGTTACAGGGTGGTAGTGGCATCGGAACATTTGAAGGACGAAGCCCTGAATACGCTGGCGGCAGATTTCGCTAAAACAAAATAG
- a CDS encoding Gfo/Idh/MocA family protein, whose product MTTRRDFIKSAGLAVAGAAVGSNAFSASSYRRILGANDRVRVGIIGFSDRFRSSLAPSFSEHAKEMNFEFMGVSDLWNRRRDEAEKFMKGKGWTGSEFIKARNNEELLARKDVDAVIISTADFQHALHCAEAVKSGRDVYVEKPFAESLADAKAALKAVESSKQIVQVGSQRRSAPNYHAAYEYIKSGKFGDITTVEMTWNVNQPGRWRRKELVEQIRKEDTDWDRFLMNRPKVAWNPRFYLEFRLFYPYSSGIPGQWMAHQIDTVHWFSGLDAPRNVVANGGVYTWKDGRTNADTFSAAFEYGPFDDKTKGFQVIYSSRFNNEAGGVKEYYYSNGGMINLDTNKITSEGGLKEKDAKGMGMKANLLPEMSLKSGDKIATDANTGSDPMTSLHMRNWMECIRSRKETNAPARVGFNHSVANMMATQALHTGKRVSWDPKKKEILLS is encoded by the coding sequence ATGACAACCAGAAGAGATTTCATAAAGAGTGCCGGGCTGGCCGTTGCAGGAGCGGCAGTTGGCTCGAACGCTTTCAGCGCTTCCAGCTATCGCAGGATCTTAGGTGCCAATGACAGGGTTCGGGTAGGTATCATCGGTTTCTCAGATCGTTTCCGCAGCTCTTTGGCTCCCAGTTTTTCGGAACATGCCAAGGAAATGAATTTTGAGTTTATGGGGGTTTCCGACTTGTGGAACCGCCGTCGCGACGAAGCCGAGAAATTTATGAAAGGCAAAGGCTGGACCGGAAGCGAATTCATAAAGGCGCGAAACAATGAGGAATTGCTGGCACGGAAAGATGTGGATGCAGTGATTATCAGTACTGCTGATTTTCAACATGCATTACATTGTGCAGAAGCTGTAAAATCAGGTCGGGATGTGTATGTTGAAAAACCTTTTGCAGAGTCTCTGGCAGATGCAAAGGCAGCTCTCAAAGCGGTAGAAAGTTCCAAGCAGATCGTACAGGTGGGTTCACAGCGCCGCAGCGCTCCCAATTATCATGCCGCTTATGAGTATATTAAATCAGGTAAATTTGGTGATATTACCACCGTTGAAATGACCTGGAACGTCAACCAGCCAGGCCGTTGGAGACGTAAGGAGCTTGTGGAGCAGATCAGAAAAGAGGATACCGACTGGGACCGTTTTTTGATGAACCGACCCAAAGTGGCATGGAATCCTCGCTTTTATCTTGAGTTCCGTCTTTTCTATCCTTACTCCTCAGGTATTCCAGGCCAGTGGATGGCGCACCAGATCGATACCGTACACTGGTTCTCGGGACTGGATGCACCTCGCAATGTGGTTGCCAATGGCGGTGTGTATACATGGAAAGATGGGCGTACCAATGCGGATACTTTCAGCGCGGCCTTTGAATATGGTCCTTTTGATGATAAAACAAAAGGTTTTCAGGTAATTTACTCTTCCCGTTTTAACAACGAAGCAGGCGGAGTGAAAGAGTACTATTATTCCAACGGTGGTATGATTAACCTGGATACCAATAAAATCACCTCAGAAGGTGGCTTGAAGGAAAAAGATGCCAAAGGAATGGGCATGAAGGCCAACCTGTTGCCGGAAATGTCGCTGAAGTCGGGTGACAAGATTGCAACCGATGCCAACACAGGCTCCGACCCGATGACATCTCTGCACATGCGTAACTGGATGGAATGTATCCGCAGCCGTAAGGAGACCAACGCTCCGGCCAGGGTTGGATTTAACCATTCCGTGGCAAACATGATGGCCACACAGGCTTTGCATACTGGTAAGCGCGTGAGCTGGGATCCTAAGAAAAAGGAAATTCTGCTGAGCTGA
- a CDS encoding 3-keto-disaccharide hydrolase, which translates to MNKRLIYLVFFFISTLVSDLYAQKSKDGWQYLFNGKDLSGWKQLNGKAKYEVKDGAIVGTSVADTPNSFLTTEKDYGDFIFECDVMVDNKLNSGIQFRSLSIPEYKEGRVHGYQMEIDPSDRAWSGGIYDESRRGWLYSGDLNPAGGRAFKKGQWNKYRVEAIGSHIRTFVNDVPVAYIIDDLTLKGFICLQVHGIGKNKDREGTQVKWKNVRIKTTDLKPSAPSDIRIENFLVNDLDADEKREGWVSLFDGKSADHWRGYNSQEFPPKRWSVKDETITVSKSDGSETGNDIVSKQKYGPSFEFQFDFKLTEGANSGVKYFVNEGLNSEGKSGLGLEYQILDDEKHPDAKMGVVGNRTLASLYDLIPAEKPSNAIHKIGEWNKGRIVVHADGTVQHFLNSQKVVEYKRGGAIYKALVARSKYAKHENFGLSKEGNLLLQDHGDQVFYRNLKVKTN; encoded by the coding sequence ATGAATAAGCGACTGATTTATCTGGTATTCTTCTTTATCTCAACACTAGTATCCGACCTCTATGCACAAAAATCAAAGGATGGCTGGCAGTATCTTTTCAACGGGAAAGACCTTTCCGGTTGGAAACAGCTGAATGGAAAAGCAAAATATGAAGTGAAGGACGGTGCCATTGTAGGTACCTCCGTAGCTGACACACCCAATTCTTTCCTTACAACCGAAAAGGATTACGGCGATTTTATTTTTGAATGCGACGTAATGGTCGACAACAAGCTCAATTCGGGAATTCAGTTCAGAAGCCTTTCCATACCTGAATATAAAGAGGGTAGGGTACATGGTTATCAGATGGAAATTGACCCCTCCGACAGGGCGTGGTCAGGCGGGATCTATGATGAATCGCGCCGTGGCTGGTTATACTCCGGAGATCTGAATCCGGCAGGCGGAAGAGCCTTTAAAAAGGGACAGTGGAATAAGTACCGTGTGGAAGCAATCGGAAGCCACATCCGTACATTCGTCAATGATGTGCCTGTGGCCTATATCATTGATGATTTGACACTTAAAGGATTTATATGTCTGCAGGTGCATGGTATTGGTAAAAACAAAGACAGGGAGGGGACGCAGGTAAAATGGAAGAATGTGAGGATCAAAACAACGGACTTAAAGCCCAGTGCACCTTCTGATATCCGCATTGAAAATTTTCTTGTAAATGATCTTGACGCAGATGAAAAAAGAGAGGGGTGGGTGTCATTGTTTGACGGAAAATCAGCGGACCACTGGCGCGGATACAACAGCCAGGAATTTCCGCCTAAAAGATGGTCTGTGAAAGACGAGACGATAACTGTTTCCAAGTCGGACGGTTCGGAGACAGGAAATGACATTGTTTCAAAACAAAAATATGGCCCGTCTTTCGAATTTCAGTTTGATTTTAAACTGACGGAAGGAGCAAACAGTGGCGTTAAATACTTCGTAAACGAAGGACTTAATTCGGAGGGAAAGTCAGGCCTGGGGCTGGAGTATCAGATACTGGACGACGAGAAACATCCGGATGCTAAAATGGGTGTGGTAGGAAACCGTACGCTGGCTTCATTGTACGATCTCATTCCGGCTGAAAAACCTTCGAACGCGATCCATAAGATTGGAGAATGGAACAAGGGAAGAATTGTTGTGCATGCGGATGGTACTGTTCAGCATTTTTTAAACAGTCAGAAAGTAGTAGAGTACAAGCGGGGCGGAGCGATTTATAAAGCACTGGTGGCCAGATCAAAATATGCCAAACATGAAAACTTTGGATTGAGTAAAGAGGGAAATCTGCTTTTGCAGGATCATGGAGACCAGGTATTTTACCGCAACCTGAAAGTAAAAACCAATTAG